A region of the Mycteria americana isolate JAX WOST 10 ecotype Jacksonville Zoo and Gardens unplaced genomic scaffold, USCA_MyAme_1.0 Scaffold_98, whole genome shotgun sequence genome:
CGCTGTTGTGCCCCAAAGGGCTTCTAAAACCGGCGGGTTTGTGCCTCCCCAAAGCGGCGGTTTCGCGGCTCCCCCTAGCAGCTCCTGAACCCCAAAAAGGTGCCTTGAATCGGCGGCTCTGACGGCCAAAACCGGCCGTTTTTAGACCCAGGAAGAGCCGTTTCAGGcccgggggttttggggtgccccgcCGTGGTTTCAGGCCCCTCCCCGGTGCTTTCggggccccccaaacccccttttttACCTTccccccccaggagctgctgcggtCGCTGCTGCCCGACATCCTGAGAGCCCTGAAGGAGCTGCTCGACGCTGATGAggtggatgggggggggggggtgtgtgtgcacgcaGGATGTTTTGGGGGGCTCTTGGCCGTTTTGGGGGGCTCTGGAGCCATTTTGGGGTGGCTCTGGGGCAGCCCTaaaggatttgggggtttttctggTGGTTTCGAGGCTCCCCAGAGGCTCCCTGGGCTGTTTTTGGGGTGCCTGGGGACAATTTGGGCCCTTTTGGGGTAtctggggctgttttggggtgcgcgggtgggtttgggggtgcccccggCTGTTTCAAGGGGGGTTTGGGGCGGGTTTGGGGGTTTCAGGGGCTCTCGGCGgttttggggacacccccccaaaACGTGGGGTTCCCCCCAGGAGCGGGGGGCCGAGGCCCTGGAGGTGTTGGACGAGTTCCTGGAGGCCGACCCTGCCGCCGTGACCCCTCACCTTCGACCTCTGCTTGACCTTTGCCTTCAGGTAACGCCGGgagggcacccaggcatccgggggggtcccgtgggtgcttggggggggacCCATGGGTGCTTGGGGGGACCCAGCTGTCCTTGGGGGTCCCATGGGCgcctggggggacccaggtgtccttgggggtcccatgggtgcttggggggggtcccaggtgtccttgggggtcccatgggtgcttgggggggtcctatgggtgcctgggggtcccgtgggtgcttggggggggacccatgggtgcttggggggacccaggtgtccttgggggtcccatgggtgcttggggggggtccTATGGGCgcctggggggacccaggtgtccttaggggtcccatgggtgcttgggggtcccgtgggtgcccgggggaccccggcatccgaGGGACCTGGCGTCGGGGCCCGCAGGTGGGGGGGGACGAGTCTCGGGGCGACGCCGTGCGGGTGAGGGCTCTGGCCACCGTCACCTTCCTGGCCCAGAAGCGCCCCAAGGTGAGCTGGGAGGgcgctgggagggcactgggaggcgctgggagggcactgggaggcgctgggagggcAGTGGGAGGCGCTGGGATACAGTGGGGGGCACTTGGGTGTACTGGAGGGAGCATTGGGCCATACTGGGACGGTGCTAAGGGGGTGCTGGGTcatgctgggagcactgggatatACCGGGGGGAGTCAGAGTGAACTGGGGGGGGTTTTGAGCCATATGGGGGGCCACTGGGGCATACTGGGAGGGCATTGGGgcatactggggggcactgggaggtgactagggggcactgggagggcactgggctgTACTTGGGGGCGCTGGGAGGGCACTGGTCCATACTGGGATGCATGTGGGGGGCTTTAGCCCATACTGGGGGTCACTGGTCCGTACTGGTATGCACTAGAGGAGGCCCTAGCCCGTACTGGGGGTCACTGGTCCGTACTGGGATGCATGTGGGGGGCCCCAGCCCGTACTGGGGGTCACTGGTCCGTACTGGGACGCACTGGGGGGGGCCCTAGCCCGTACTGGGGGTCACTGGTCCGTACTGGGACGCACTGGGGGGGGCCCTAGCCCGTACTGGGGGTCACTGGTCCGTACTGGGCGGCTCTGGTGCAGGCGCTGCTGCGGGGGGCCCTGCTGGCCCCCGTCCTGGGGGGGCTCCTGGCCCCGCTCTGCGCCGAGCCCCGCCCCGGGCGCCCCgaccccgaggaggaggaggaggagggggggggcgagggccggggggggcccaGCCCCCGACACGCCGCCGCCCAggtcagcggggggggggggcgctgggtTCCCCCTGCCCCGGCTTTGGGGGCCTGTCCCCTTGTCGGGGGGTGGGCCCcgttttggggggggatttgccccgttttgggggggatttgccccgttttgggggggggtgggccCCTTTGGGGAGGGATGggccccattttggggggggatgGGCCCCGTTTTGGGGGGGATTTGCCCCGTTTCGGGGGCGCTGCGCCCTGCTCAGGGGGCTCTCCCTGCGccctgcagctcttcccctgctTTGGGAGCGTTTCCCCTTTTTGGAGGAATTTTGCCCGTTTTGCGGCGTGTGGCCCCGCGTGGGGGCCCTGGCCCTCGCTCTCCCGCCGGCCGCCCTTCACGCGGGGTCTCTCCCCGGGGGGGTCTctccgcggggggggggggggcacttttGGGGGCTTCGACTCCCGGGGCTCCgtccccgctcccggggcggcTTCCTCTTGTGGGGGGGTTCCCGCTCCGTTTTGGGGGCCTTTCCCCGTTTCTGGAGACTCCTCTTGGGTTTGGGGGATTGCCCTGGTTGGGGGGGTCTCTGTCCCTGGGCCCCCCCATTTTGGGGTTATTCCTCCCGTTTCAGGAGGGTGCCTGGTTTcggggggtgtccccggggttTCGGGgtccccctgacccccccgtTTCCCGCAGGCCCTGGACGCGttggccgtggggctgccccccgaaaagcttctccagcagctggtgGGGTCTGGGCGGGCccgggggggatttgggggggtccctgagggggggtcgggggtccgtggggtatttgggggggtccctggggggggttgcggtccccgggggttttgggggtccctatatggtttgggggggggggtctgtgggggtATTGCAGCTCCTGTGGGATAtttgggggggtctctgggggttttgggggtccatggagggggggtccttgggggttATGGGGCTATTtggggggggctccctggggtaTTTGGGGCTCCCTGGGAGGTTTTAGGGTCCctggggtatttgggggggtccctggggggggggttggggtctctggggtatttggggggtctgtgggggggtcttggggtccCTGCATTATTGGGGCGTGTCCCTGGGAGgctttggggtccccaaggggtcccTGGGAAGGGGGTGTCACTGCAGGCTCCGGGTTTGGGGTGCCCCCCTTTTGGGGGGGCCCCTgacccccccttcctcccccccagctgccgctgctggagcaggttttgGGGAGCCCCCGGGCGGGCGCCCGCAAGGGGGGGCTGCTGGCGCTGGGGGCGCTGGCGGAGGGGTGCGGGGAGCCCCTGCGGCGACGGTGAGACCCCCCCCatttggggggtcccgggggggggacacaccacTTCTGGGGGGATTtcagggggtgcggggggtccggggggttttggggggtttagggggtctgggggctctcGCTGtatttggggggggtttgggggtgctctggggggtttgggggggcttggagggggatttgggggcacTCGGCCCCTTTTGGGGGATATTTGCGGGACGGGGCAGGTttaggggatttgggggggatttgggaggtttgggggtgAATTttaggggtttgggggggatggggggctttggggtgaaTGTGGGGGGGTTGaggggagttttggggtgctgtttGGGGAATATTTGGGGAGATCTGGGGGGGTcggggattttggggggattttggggggagggttgggggtttgggggggacgtgggggattttggggggagccggggggttTCGGGGTTCCCacccccccgggtgccccccaggtACCTGGGGCCGGCGCTGGGGGTGCTgcgggcggggctgggggaccccgaATCCTCCGTGCGGGGAGCGGCCGCCTTCGCCCTGCGCAACCTGGCCGAGTGCCTGCAGGTACCGGGCCGtactgggagggctgggggctgtactgggaggcactgggaggccgGGCTGtactgggagggctgggggctgtactgggaggcactgggagggcccTGGGCCGTGCTGGGATGCGGTGGGAGGGTGGCAGATGGTGCTGGGTGGTCTTGGGTTGTactgggagggagctgagctgtACTGGGAGGGCCCTGGGTCATACTGGGAACCTCCCTAAACCATAGCggcaggcactgggagggccACATGCCATACTGGAAGCTTTTATGTTATACTGGGAGGGACTTGATCTGTGGTGGGAGGGTTCTGGGTTTTACTGGGAGGGCACTAAGAGGCCCTTGGGGCATACTGGGAGGCACTAGATCATAGTGGGAGACCCTGGGAGGCCACACGCCACACTGGGAGGTTTTGAATTATACTGGGAGGGACCTGATCTGtgctgggagagccctgggccATACTGGGACGTTCTCGAGCATGCTGGGAGGGCCATACACCATACTGGGAGGCTCTAAATTACACTGGGAGGGCCCCGGGGCCCTACTGGGAGGGCTTTGGAGCACAtcgggaggcactgggaggacgACTGGGCCGTACTGGGAGGCCCTGGGTTCTCCTGGTCCCACTGGGGAGGGCTCCGGGGCCGTACTGGGAGGTCCTCGGAGCACTCGGGGGGTGGCCGGGCCAGCCTGCGGCCGCAGCCGTGCATACTGGTGCGTGCCGGTCCATACTGGTGCGTGCCGGTCCATACTGGTGCAGCCGGAGGTGAGGGCGGTGGCGGCGGaggcgctgcccgcggcgctgGCGGCGCTGAAAGGggcccccggggccccccccaaGGCCTGGTACATCCTGGAGAGCCTCCTCGAGGGCCTGGGTAGGGACCCGCCGGCTGCCGGGGGGAGACCCCGGGTCTGGGGGGGACGCTGGtgtctggggggggaccccgtgCCCGGGGGGGGATCCCCTGTCCAGGATGGGGACCCCGATgtctgggggggaccccggggtctGGGAGGGGGGACCTGTGTCCgggaggggggaccccagcatcTGGGGGGGACCCTGGTGTCCAGGAGGGGGGACCCCGATGTCTGGGGGGGGCCCCCGTGTCCGGGAGGAGGGACCCCAGTGTTTGGGGGAAGGACCCTCggtgtccggggggggggacccccggtCTGGGGGGGGACCCTGGCATCTGGGAGAGGGGACCCCGTATCCGGGGAGGGGACCCTGTGTCTGGAGGGGAGCCCCGGTGTCTGGGATGGGGACCCTCGGTGTCTgggaggggggaccccagcatctgggggggggggacaccccatgTCCAGGAGGGGGGGCCCCTGTGTCGGGGGGGGGcctgtgtctggggggggggggggggccctgtgtctgggggggtccctgtgtctGGGGGGGCCCCGTGTCGGGGGCCCAGGCGCGCTGTGTCCgcaggcgaggggctggggcccTGGCTGCCCGCCGTGCTCGAGGCCGTTCTGGGGGCGCTGGAGCCTTCGGGGCCCCCCCGGAACGTGGAGCTGGGGCTCAGCGCCCTCCACTCCCTCGGTGAGGCCCCAGAGCCCCTCgggacccccaggaccctcccctgggacccccccgtccccccttgagatccctccttcccctgcctgggACCCCCAGTTCTTTCCCGGGACCCCTGAATTGTTCTCggagacccccccaaaccttccCCAGGACCCTCGgagcacccctgggacccccagtgccccccagctcTCCTCATatcaccctggggaccccccataCCcctcccggggacccccaaatcccccctgggacccccaatccctgccagctccccctgGGGACCTCTCAATCCCCCCTGGGGCCCCCAAatccctcctgggacccccaattccccccaaatcccccctgggacccccggaATCCCTCTTGGGATCCCCAAttcccccccctgctccccctggGGACCTCTCagtcccccctgggacccccaaatcccccctgggACCCTCAAATCCTTTCTGGCACCCTCAAttcccccccaaatctccccctgggacccccaaatcccccctgggaccctcaaatcccccccccaggacGCCCTTGTGCCACCCCTCGGGGGGTTCCCGGTGTCCGTCCGCCCATTCCCCCCCCGCCCaggttttggggaccccctgaCCCCCCTCAATCCCCCCCCGCAGCCTCCACGGCcggggagcagctgcagccccacgcGGGGCCCATCCTGGGGGCCCTGACCCCCCTCCTGCAGCCGGGACCCCCCGAGAGCCGGCCCCGACGCCTGCAGGCCCTGGGTGAGTCGGGGGGACCCcggtgggggggggaccccggtgtgtgtgtgggggacaCGAGACCCCCGGTGTGTGGGGGGCCGTGGTGGACTCgggtgccccccctccccccaggggtgctgggggccctGGGCCGGCCGGTGGCGGGGGAGGGGCTGGTGGCCgccctggagctggggctggcgctggcggaggaggaggacgagCCCGAGGGGCGGCGCGTGATGTGAgtgacccccgggaccccccgggacccccgtaCCCCCCGGACACCTTTCAGTGCCTCCTGGGGCCCCCGCGTCAACCCTGGCACCCCCAACACCACCTTGGGACTCCgtatcccccccagcaccccagcgtGCCCCCgggacccctatagcccccccaggacccactTTATCCCTCCCGGGACCCCAAAATGCTCCCTGGGACCTCTAtagcccccccaggaccctctTTATCCCTCCCAGGACCCCCATATCCCCTCTAGGACCCCCATgttccccccccagcaccccagaattcccccctgggacccctgtATCCCCTGCTAGAGCCCAAACATCCCCCCCAGGAGCCCTATATCCCCCCGAGCCCCCCTTTATTGCCCCCCGGGACCCACATatcccccctgggacccccatctTCCCCCAGGGGACCCCCTTTTTCCCTCCTTGGACCCCCGTATCCCCCCCGAGCCCCCCTTTGTtgctccccgggacccccatatcccccccagaacccccccgctgcccccttgctgccccccttctctcccccaggtTCGTGCTGGCCGGGGCGGTGGCggaggcgctgggggaggggacggggccgCTCCTGCCCCGCGTCGTCCCCGTCCTGCTGGGGGTGCTgcggcgcccgccccccccggtgAGTGACGGCGggggcccctcccccacccccacccccccttttggggacccccaacccccgTTACCCAAAAAGCGCCCGTTTTTCCTCCGGTTTATTCCCCCGAATTCCCCTTTTTCTGCCCCAACCCCCTCATCCCCCTGGCCCCGCCCAGGGGTGGGGAAAGGGGCGTGGCCTCGGCCTGACCCTGCCCCGCCCAGGCGGCCTCGGAGGCGCCCGATTCGTTCCTGctctttgaggaggaggaggaggaggaggaggaaggggcggaGCCAATGGAAGATGATGtcaccgaggaggaggaggaggaggagcttaTCGAGTGAGGGGGGGGGATtgtggggggggcggggcttggaAGGGCCCCGCCCCTTACCCCGTTGCCCCGCCCCCAGGGTGGAAGTGGGCGGGGCCTACGCCCAGGAGGTGACGGAGGCCTGCGAGGCCCTGGGGGAGGTGGCCGAGCACAGCCGGtaactgggggcactgggagcgacTGGGAGGCCGTTGGGGCGTACTGGGAGGGGACCGAGGGGCACTGGGCCATGGCGGgagggtactgggagcactgggaagcaCAGGTGGAGACTGGGAGGCTGCGGGGATGTACTGGGAGGGGACCGAGGGGCACTGGGCCgtactgggagggtactgggaagcaacgggagggggcgaCAGTTACCGGGAGGTTGTTGGGGCGTACTGGGAAAGCACCGCGGGTtactgggccgtactgggagggcactggcaaGCTACTGGGCAGCACTAGGGGGGCCCGGGAGGAGAGCGGGAGGTTGCTGGGCCGTACTGGGAGAccactgggccgtactgggcgCAGACCGGGGAGCAGGCGGCCATGCCAGGAGGGgtcactggtggcactggtgtCACTGGTGcgtcccctcccccagcgccgccTTCCTGCCCTAcctggagcccagcctggaggccgccctggggctgctgcaggtggggaccccctcccccacccccccgggagcccctccccccccggatGGGGACCCCTTCCCCCGtcccgggacccccctccccccccaggatggggaccccctcccccccgtccccctcccccgCTCACCCCTCCCCCACAGCTCCCGCAGCGGGGGCTTCGCTGCGCCGCCTACGAGACCTTGGGGAGCCTCTGCCTGGCGCTGGGGGgggcccccgcccctccccccaccGACGGTGAgacccctcccccctccccctcccctgcttgGGGCGACCCCTCcctcgggggaggggggggcctcGCTGGCGCTGCCCCCCTGAccgccctctcccctccccccccaggccGCCCCTCCCCCCTGGAGCgggcgctgctggcgctggcggagggggcgcggggggagggggcggtgggggaggggcgggcggcgctgggggcgCTGGGGCGGGTCCTGGGAGGGGCCGGCCCCGCCCTGCCCCCCGCCCTGCTGGCCCCCATTGGCCGCCTGCTGGTTGACGTCATCAAGGGGAAGGTacgagggggaggggggaggggtgggggagggagcgggggaggggaggattggggagggtggggggagggggatgtGGAGGAGGGGGGGGTTGGGcaaaggggggagggggatggggtggatttgggggggaggggagggggtaagggggggctggagggggggggaggggaggtgggggatgGGCTGGGGGCGGGGTCTCTCTGCACTCCCCTCCCCCCAGGTCGCCTGCCTGGAGGACGCCGACGGCGGCGATGACGAGCaggtgggggctgggggaggggcgctggggggcttggggctgcgtcccccctcccccccgacccaccccctctctctctcccctcccccccccccaggccgaGGCGGAGGCGGAGCTGCGGGAGCTGGCGGGGGAGGGGCTGGTGGCGCTGGGCGGGGCCCTGGGCGGGGCCCTGGCCCCCCTgttccaggagctgctgcccccGTTCCTGGCCGCCctggtgaggagggggaggggcCCggcatggggggagggggggtggggccCGGCCTCCGGGTgacccctcccccccttcctcccctccccccagggCCGCCGCCGCAGCGTGGGGGAGCGCTCGTGGGCGGCGGCCATGCTGGGGGAGGTGGGCGTGGCGCTGGGCGGGGCCGTGGCGCCCTTCCTGCCCCGCCTGGGCCCCGCCctgggggcggcggccgcccgcgaCCCCCACCCCGAGGTGCGCAGCAACGCGCTCTTCGCCATGGGGCGCCTGGCCcaggccgccggccccgccctcGACGCGTATCCGCCCATCGCGGCCGTCCCCGAcgcgcctcgccccgcccccggccccgccccctcacGCCGCTTCCACGCCGCGGCCCGGCCCTTTAAGCCCCCCGGCGCCTCCCCGCGGGCCACGCCCCTtccgccccagccccgcccccaGCAGCGCTGTTCCCTGATGCCTTGCGGGCCGGTAGCCACGCCCACGGTCGCCAAGCCCCGCCCCGAGCTCCACCCCCTCACGCCCCTTCTGCCCCGGCCCCACCNNNNNNNNNNNNNNNNNNNNNNNNNNNNNNNNNNNNNNNNNNNNNNNNNNNNNNNNNNNNNNNNNNNNNNNNNNNNNNNNNNNNNNNNNNNNNNNNNNNNGAAGAAGACGGTGGTGAGGGGAAGACGGTGGTGAGGGAAGACAGTGGTGAGGGAAGATGGTGGCGAGGGGGAGAAGATGGCGGCGAGGGGGAGACGGCGGTGAAGGGGGAGAAGACGGCGGCTCCCCACACACCGCAGCGGCTCCGACATGGCTTTATTGTCACGGGGCGCGCGGGCCCCCAGACACGGGCTAGGCGGCTCTCCCGCCACGGGGCCGCTGGGGCTCAGGGCTGCCCCGCGGCAGCTGGGACGCTGTCGAGGAGCTGCTGGCGAAGGCTTGCTCGAGCTGGGGGGCGAGAGGGGGCGGTGAGGGGCTGCCCcgcgcctgccccccccccccccccagcccgtccccacgGCCGCCCCCCACCTGCAGGACGAGGGTGCGGTTGTGGGGGCCGTCGTGGgggcccagctcctgccccacggccagCGTCACCCGGCTcgggctgggggggcccagcccggcgcggtgccgccccagctctggggaggggaaggcggcGTCAGTGGGGCAGAGcctgcggggcggggagggggctgctgcggggcgggCGCAGGGCACTTGTGGGGCGGGTGTGGGGCACTGTGGGGCGGGGCACCCACCACTGGTGGGCGGGGGTAGTGCTGGGGCTCTGGTGGGGCGGGTCCAGGGCCGCTATGGGGTTGTTCTGGGGTATTTATGGGGCACTGAGGGGGCAGGTGCAGGACAGttatggggcagctgtggggcaccTCTGGGCACCGATGGGGCACTTGTGGGGCGGGTCAGGGCCGCTATGGGGCAttatggggcagctatggggcactTGTGGGGCAGGTGCGGGACAGCTatggggcaggtgtggggcacCAGCGGGGCCCTCGTGGGCGGGTCCAGGACTGCTATGGGGCTGTTagggggcagctatggggcactTATGCGGCAGGTGCAGGACAGCcatggggcagctatggggcatcTCTGGGGCACCGACGGGGCCCTCGTGGGCGGGTCCAGGACTGCTACGGGGCACCGATGGGGTCAGTATGGGGCACTGACGGGGCCCtcgtggggcggcggcggggcggggcacTCACCCTCCGGAAGCGCTGGGCGTCGAAGGCCTGCACCAGCtccccggcgggcagggcggcgccgcgggcgggggccccGGCGTGGGGGGCGCGCAgtgcagccccccggcccccgcccccggccccgccccgggccggcgccGCAGGAAGAGCCCGCGGCGGGcgctggccagcagcagccccgggcgCAGGCCGGCCAGCAGCcgccccagggcggggggggcggcgccCGGCAGCGCCTCGgcgcgggcagcagcagcaggcggggcagcagcccggggcggggcggggcggcgcccggcggcgcggggggccccAGCAGGTACTCGCCGgggggcagccagccctgccaggccaGCGCCCCCCCCAGCCAGAGCCGCAGGCCCAGGCAGGCGCCGCCTGCGCGGGGGGAGCGGTCGGGCGGGGCCGGGACACGCCCGGGACACGCCCGCCGCGGGGGAGCCGCCACCCCCCTCCCTAGAACGGGCCAGGGCTAAGGGGGGGCGGGGCtagagggaggggtggggaggggtggggccAAAAGGAGGGGCGAGGGTGTTGTCAGAGAGGGGCGGGGCTAAAGGGAAGGGCGAGGGTGGAGTCAGGGGACACGCCCACTGCGGGGAACCGCCCACACGCCTCCCCCCGGgaaggggccagggctggggcggggcTAGAGGGAGGGGTGGGgtcggggaggggcggggctaaAGGGAGGAGTGAGGGTGGAGTCAGGGGGACACGCCCACCGCGGGGGAACCGCCCACCCCCCCTGGGAAGGGCCAGGGCTAAGGGGGGTTTGGGAGGGGTGGGGCCAAGCGAAGGGGCGGGGCCAGAGCTAAGGGAGGGGTGGGGCGGGGCTACAGGGAAGGGTGGGGTCAGGGAGGGGTGGGGCCAaagggaggggtgagggtggAGTCAGGGGGACACGCCCACCGCGGGGGAACCACCCATCCCTCCTGGGAAGGGGCCAGGGTAAGGGGGGGCGGGGCTAGAGAGAAGGGTGGGGTCGGGGTGGAGTCAGAGAGGGGCGGGGCC
Encoded here:
- the IPO4 gene encoding importin-4; amino-acid sequence: MAAPDLERLLAELLEPDSDVIRRATARLREAFADPQTPARLGLLLTAAPRPQVRQLAAVLLRRRLLGRWRRLEPALRQSLPALLCEALERETEHVVTVALAQLGALVLRRGGLSAWGPLGTWVQAAARDPQPPRQEAALLVLSAALESAPQALAPHGPALAALCRGALAPGVPPGPMAYGLRALGGLAATLGNTHTELLRSLLPDILRALKELLDADEERGAEALEVLDEFLEADPAAVTPHLRPLLDLCLQVGGDESRGDAVRVRALATVTFLAQKRPKALLRGALLAPVLGGLLAPLCAEPRPGRPDPEEEEEEGGGEGRGGPSPRHAAAQALDALAVGLPPEKLLQQLLPLLEQVLGSPRAGARKGGLLALGALAEGCGEPLRRRYLGPALGVLRAGLGDPESSVRGAAAFALRNLAECLQPEVRAVAAEALPAALAALKGAPGAPPKAWYILESLLEGLGEGLGPWLPAVLEAVLGALEPSGPPRNVELGLSALHSLASTAGEQLQPHAGPILGALTPLLQPGPPESRPRRLQALGVLGALGRPVAGEGLVAALELGLALAEEEDEPEGRRVMFVLAGAVAEALGEGTGPLLPRVVPVLLGVLRRPPPPAASEAPDSFLLFEEEEEEEEEGAEPMEDDVTEEEEEEELIEVEVGGAYAQEVTEACEALGEVAEHSRAAFLPYLEPSLEAALGLLQLPQRGLRCAAYETLGSLCLALGGAPAPPPTDGRPSPLERALLALAEGARGEGAVGEGRAALGALGRVLGGAGPALPPALLAPIGRLLVDVIKGKVACLEDADGGDDEQAEAEAELRELAGEGLVALGGALGGALAPLFQELLPPFLAALGRRRSVGERSWAAAMLGEVGVALGGAVAPFLPRLGPALGAAAARDPHPEVRSNALFAMGRLAQAAGPALDAAWPGAGGAQGCPP